A section of the Hevea brasiliensis isolate MT/VB/25A 57/8 chromosome 17, ASM3005281v1, whole genome shotgun sequence genome encodes:
- the LOC110671433 gene encoding protein SRG1-like, with protein MSEVVEAPVSSNESLSKYVQEMSIDGDEPPPRYIVKEFPNPSPPSASIPVIDLSLLSSAEVLGKLKSALSSWGCFQVVGHGILSSFLDKIRDVAKQFFALPTNEKVKYARASYDIEGYGNDPVLSDKQVYDWCDRLFLNLIPQDSRKHHLWPTNPTEFREVLDEYSVKMKLMVELLLKAMARSLNLEEDCFLKQYGDQEVMAARFNYYPVCPRPDSVLGVKAHSDGSVITILLQDQEVEGLQMFKDDQWYRVPILPHALVVNAGDQMQVMSNGIFKSPLHRVSTSSENDRISLAVFHLPNAEVEIEPVKGLIDEKRPQQYRKLKNYAAINFECFQSGKIALETVKI; from the exons ATGTCTGAAGTAGTGGAAGCACCTGTGAGCTCCAATGAATCTCTGTCAAAGTATGTGCAAGAAATGTCTATAGATGGTGATGAGCCACCTCCAAGGTATATTGTCAAAGAATTTCCCAATCCTTCTCCTCCATCAGCCTCCATTCCTGTCATCGATCTCAGTCTACTATCTTCTGCAGAAGTGCTTGGAAAACTTAAATCAGCTCTCAGCTCTTGGGGTTGCTTCCAG GTTGTAGGACATGGGATTTTGAGTTCATTCCTCGACAAAATACGGGATGTTGCAAAACAGTTCTTTGCACTTCCAACAAATGAGAAAGTCAAGTATGCTCGTGCATCCTACGACATTGAAGGCTATGGAAACGACCCAGTTCTTTCTGATAAGCAAGTTTATGACTGGTGTGATCGCCTCTTCCTTAATCTAATCCCACAGGACTCGAGAAAGCATCACCTTTGGCCTACCAACCCAACTGAATTTAG AGAAGTATTGGATGAGTATTCGGTGAAAATGAAGCTGATGGTGGAGCTTCTCCTTAAGGCCATGGCAAGATCATTAAATTTAGAGGAGGATTGCTTCTTGAAACAATATGGGGATCAAGAAGTCATGGCAGCAAGATTTAATTACTATCCTGTATGTCCAAGGCCAGACTCAGTTCTTGGAGTTAAAGCTCATTCGGATGGATCTGTTATAACCATTCTTTTACAAGACCAAGAAGTGGAAGGTCTTCAAATGTTCAAAGATGATCAATGGTATAGAGTACCAATACTCCCTCATGCTCTTGTCGTCAATGCCGGGGATCAGATGCAG GTAATGAGTAATGGAATCTTCAAGAGCCCTCTGCACAGGGTATCAACAAGTTCAGAGAATGATAGGATATCCCTGGCAGTGTTCCACTTGCCAAATGCAGAAGTAGAGATAGAACCGGTAAAAGGTTTGATTGATGAAAAAAGGCCACAACAGTATAGGAAGCTTAAAAATTATGCTGCTATCAACTTCGAATGCTTCCAGAGTGGGAAAATAGCTCTTGAAACTGTTAAAATATAA